The Microbacterium sp. LWO12-1.2 genome includes a window with the following:
- the nusA gene encoding transcription termination factor NusA — MDIELSLLRGIEKEKAIPFDELVSIIEQAIMTAYSKHVAPEGPTPEGVRVELDRKTGHVAVLQVVRDEEGAIIGEEDATPDDFGRIAAFAAKQVISQRLRDIADDVVLGDFKDKEGDIVAGVIQQGPNPRMIHVDLGSVEAILPPEEQVPGEVYAHGSRLRVYVTSVAKGLKGPQITVSRTHPGLVRKLFALEVPEIAAGLVEIVALAREAGHRTKIAVVANDPSINAKGACIGELGRRVRAVTEELAGEKIDIVDYNPELAAFVANALSPAKVTSAFILDANTKAVRALVPDYQLSLAIGKEGQNARLAAKLTGAKIDIQPDSVLD; from the coding sequence ATGGACATCGAACTGAGTCTGCTGCGAGGGATCGAGAAGGAGAAGGCGATTCCCTTCGATGAGCTCGTCTCGATCATCGAACAGGCGATCATGACGGCGTACTCGAAGCACGTCGCTCCGGAGGGGCCGACGCCCGAGGGCGTACGCGTGGAGCTGGACCGCAAGACCGGACATGTCGCCGTTCTGCAGGTCGTCCGCGACGAAGAGGGCGCCATCATCGGCGAAGAGGACGCGACACCGGACGACTTCGGCCGCATCGCCGCCTTCGCCGCCAAGCAGGTCATCAGCCAGCGTCTGCGCGACATCGCGGATGACGTCGTGCTGGGCGATTTCAAGGACAAGGAAGGCGACATCGTCGCCGGCGTGATCCAGCAGGGTCCGAACCCGCGCATGATCCACGTCGACCTCGGCTCCGTCGAAGCGATCCTCCCTCCCGAGGAGCAGGTCCCCGGTGAGGTCTATGCGCACGGCTCGCGTCTGCGCGTCTACGTCACCAGCGTCGCCAAGGGGCTCAAAGGCCCGCAGATCACCGTGTCGCGCACCCACCCGGGTCTCGTGCGCAAACTCTTCGCGCTCGAGGTACCCGAGATCGCCGCCGGTCTGGTGGAGATCGTCGCCCTCGCTCGCGAGGCAGGCCACCGCACCAAGATCGCCGTCGTCGCGAACGACCCCTCGATCAATGCCAAGGGCGCGTGCATCGGCGAGCTCGGACGACGCGTGCGCGCCGTCACCGAGGAGCTCGCGGGGGAGAAGATCGACATCGTCGACTACAACCCGGAACTCGCCGCATTCGTCGCGAACGCGCTCTCGCCGGCCAAGGTCACCAGCGCGTTCATCCTGGACGCGAACACCAAGGCGGTCCGTGCGCTCGTCCCCGACTATCAGCTGTCGCTCGCGATCGGCAAGGAGGGGCAGAACGCCCGTCTCGCCGCCAAGCTGACGGGTGCGAAGATCGACATCCAGCCGGACAGCGTGCTCGACTAA
- a CDS encoding YlxR family protein: MEPVRTCVGCRTRAPRSALLRVVSQNDILVSDERAVLPGRGAWVHPTPECMEAALRRRAFGRALRVTTQLDTRTFEQNPPRNKG, from the coding sequence ATGGAACCCGTACGAACGTGCGTCGGCTGTCGCACGCGTGCTCCCCGCTCCGCCCTTCTCAGGGTGGTGTCCCAGAACGACATCCTCGTCTCAGATGAGCGTGCGGTTCTGCCGGGGCGCGGCGCGTGGGTGCATCCGACACCCGAATGCATGGAAGCCGCTCTGCGGCGACGCGCCTTCGGACGAGCACTGCGTGTGACCACTCAGCTGGACACACGGACCTTCGAACAGAACCCACCAAGAAACAAAGGCTGA